A single region of the Streptococcus macedonicus ACA-DC 198 genome encodes:
- the metE gene encoding 5-methyltetrahydropteroyltriglutamate--homocysteine methyltransferase — MVKVSNLGYPRLGENREWKKLIESYWAGDISQEELQAQAKDLRLEFLKKQADAGLDFIPVGDFSLYDHILDLSVQFGVIPKRFAKEEINLDLYFAIARGNKDNVASSMKKWFNTNYHYIVPEWSGVKPQLTNTRLLDLYLEAKEVVGDKAKPVITGPITYVALSSEVDDFTAAVKKLLPLYKQVFAELVEAGATYIQVDEPIFVTDEGVDLLEAAKYVYAYFDKEVPEAKLIFQTYFEALIDAKDLSELPVAAFGLDFVHGLDENLEAIEAGYFNDKDVFAGVVDGRNIWATDFVKISALLEKIQANVKTLFVQPSCSLLHVPVTTKNETELEPVLKNGLAFADEKLQEIKLLSQRLDGKESDAYKQHVADFDALQAADFRNVTLENLDDVATERVDYKVRRQVQQEKLGLPILPTTTIGSFPQSPEVRRTRLAWKRGNISDAEYEDFIKSEIARWIKIQEDLDIDVLVHGEFERVDMVEFFGQKLAGFTTTKLGWVQSYGSRAVKPPIIYGDVKHIQPLTVKETVYAQSLTDRPVKGMLTGPITITNWSFERSDISRADLFNQIGLAIKDEIKLLEDAGIAIIQVDEAALREGLPLRKSKQQAYLDDAVHAFHVATSSVKEETQIHTHMCYSKFNEIIDSIRALDADVISIETSRSHGDVIESFETAVYPLGIGLGVYDIHSPRVPTKEEVIANIERPLRQLSLEQFWVNPDCGLKTRREPETVAALEVLVAATKEVRAKYGK; from the coding sequence ATGGTAAAGGTTTCAAATTTGGGTTATCCGCGTTTAGGTGAAAATCGCGAGTGGAAAAAATTAATTGAGTCTTATTGGGCAGGGGATATTTCACAAGAAGAGTTACAAGCTCAAGCTAAAGATTTACGTCTTGAATTTTTGAAAAAACAAGCTGATGCAGGGCTTGATTTTATTCCTGTAGGTGATTTTTCACTTTATGACCATATTTTGGATTTGTCAGTACAATTTGGTGTCATTCCAAAACGTTTTGCTAAAGAAGAAATTAATCTTGATTTGTATTTTGCAATTGCGCGTGGTAATAAAGACAACGTTGCTTCATCAATGAAAAAATGGTTCAACACAAACTATCACTATATCGTTCCTGAATGGTCTGGTGTTAAACCACAATTGACAAATACACGTTTGCTTGACTTGTATTTGGAAGCAAAAGAAGTGGTTGGCGATAAAGCTAAACCAGTCATTACAGGACCAATCACTTATGTGGCTCTTTCATCTGAAGTTGATGATTTCACAGCTGCAGTGAAAAAATTGTTGCCACTTTATAAACAAGTTTTTGCAGAATTGGTTGAAGCAGGGGCAACTTATATTCAAGTTGATGAGCCAATATTTGTGACAGATGAAGGGGTTGACCTTTTAGAAGCAGCAAAATATGTTTATGCCTATTTTGACAAAGAAGTACCAGAAGCTAAATTGATTTTCCAAACTTATTTTGAAGCCTTGATTGATGCCAAAGATTTGTCAGAGTTACCAGTAGCAGCTTTTGGTCTTGATTTTGTTCATGGTCTTGATGAAAACCTTGAAGCTATTGAAGCAGGTTATTTTAATGATAAAGACGTTTTTGCAGGTGTGGTTGACGGACGTAATATCTGGGCAACAGATTTTGTCAAAATATCAGCATTACTCGAAAAAATTCAAGCAAATGTAAAAACACTTTTTGTTCAACCTTCTTGTTCACTTCTTCATGTGCCAGTAACGACTAAAAATGAAACAGAACTCGAACCAGTTCTTAAAAATGGTTTGGCATTTGCGGATGAAAAATTGCAAGAAATCAAATTGTTGAGCCAACGTTTAGACGGTAAAGAATCTGATGCTTACAAACAACACGTTGCTGATTTTGATGCTTTGCAAGCAGCTGATTTCCGTAATGTAACATTGGAAAATTTGGATGATGTTGCAACTGAACGTGTTGACTATAAAGTTCGTCGTCAAGTGCAACAAGAAAAACTTGGTCTGCCAATTCTTCCAACGACAACAATTGGTTCATTCCCACAATCGCCAGAAGTTCGCCGTACACGTTTGGCTTGGAAACGTGGCAATATTTCTGATGCGGAATATGAAGATTTCATTAAATCAGAAATCGCACGTTGGATTAAAATTCAAGAGGATTTGGACATTGATGTGCTTGTTCATGGTGAATTTGAACGTGTGGACATGGTTGAATTCTTTGGTCAAAAACTAGCTGGTTTCACAACAACAAAACTTGGTTGGGTTCAATCATATGGTTCTCGTGCTGTTAAACCACCAATCATTTATGGAGATGTTAAACACATTCAACCATTGACTGTGAAAGAAACCGTTTATGCTCAAAGCCTGACTGACCGTCCAGTAAAAGGAATGTTGACTGGTCCAATCACTATTACAAACTGGTCATTTGAACGTTCTGACATTTCACGTGCTGATTTGTTTAACCAAATTGGTCTTGCTATCAAAGATGAAATTAAATTGCTTGAAGATGCAGGTATTGCCATTATTCAAGTGGATGAAGCAGCGCTTCGTGAAGGTTTGCCGCTTCGTAAGAGTAAACAACAAGCTTATCTTGATGATGCTGTTCATGCTTTCCACGTAGCAACATCATCAGTGAAAGAAGAAACACAAATTCATACGCACATGTGTTACTCTAAGTTCAATGAAATCATTGATTCTATTCGTGCTTTGGATGCGGACGTTATTTCTATTGAGACAAGCCGTAGCCATGGTGACGTTATTGAATCATTTGAAACAGCTGTTTACCCGCTTGGAATTGGTCTTGGTGTCTATGATATCCACTCTCCACGTGTACCAACTAAGGAAGAAGTTATTGCTAACATTGAACGTCCATTGCGTCAATTATCACTTGAACAGTTCTGGGTAAACCCTGACTGTGGTCTTAAAACACGTCGGGAACCAGAAACAGTAGCGGCGCTTGAAGTTTTGGTGGCTGCAACCAAGGAAGTCCGAGCTAAATACGGAAAATAA
- the fruA gene encoding PTS system, fructose-specific IIA component/PTS system, fructose-specific IIB component/PTS system, fructose-specific IIC component produces the protein MKIQDLLRKDVMILDLKATSKEAAIDEMITSLVEHGVVTDFDAFKQGIMNREAQTSTGLGDGIAIPHCKNAAVKEATVLFAKSAAGVDYEALDGQPTYLFFMIAAPDGANDTHLAALAELSKYLLKDGFADQLRQVTSADEVIAIFNAAEEDNKVKEEAKAAPVSDDKPLIVAVTACTTGIAHTYMAEEALIKKGDEMGVTVRVETNGASGVGNRLTADEIARAKGVIIAADKAVEMARFDGKPLVSRPVADGIKKPEELINIILDGKAEIYTASADEASSSSNASEKLSLGAAFYKHLMSGVSQMLPFVIGGGILIAISFLIDQFMGVPNDQLSHLGNYHEIAAVFNQLGNAAFGFMIPVFAAYIAYSIAEKPGLVAGFTAGAMATSGIAFGRISFYSLDSAVNLADNQIASGFLGALVGGFLAGGVILVLKKALAFLPKSLEGIKSILLYPLLGVLVTGFLMLFINIPMAAINSALYDFLDSLSGSSAIILGLILGGMMAIDMGGPFNKAAYVFGTSSLTAAALSNGGSVVMAAVMAGGMVPPLAVFVATRLFKDKFTAEERDAGLTNIVMGLSFITEGAIPFGAADPARAIPSFMVGSALTGALVGAFGIKLMAPHGGIFVFALTSNWILYLVAIVIGAIVSGLLFGALRKAK, from the coding sequence ATGAAAATTCAAGACTTGCTCAGAAAAGATGTCATGATTCTTGATTTGAAAGCAACTTCAAAAGAAGCAGCGATCGATGAAATGATCACAAGCCTTGTTGAACACGGTGTGGTAACTGATTTTGATGCTTTTAAACAAGGTATCATGAACCGTGAAGCGCAAACATCTACTGGTTTAGGTGATGGTATTGCCATACCTCACTGTAAAAATGCAGCTGTTAAAGAAGCGACTGTTTTATTTGCTAAATCTGCTGCAGGTGTTGATTATGAAGCATTGGACGGTCAACCAACTTACCTATTCTTCATGATTGCAGCACCAGATGGCGCAAACGACACTCACTTGGCTGCTCTTGCTGAATTATCAAAATATCTTTTGAAAGATGGCTTTGCTGATCAATTACGTCAAGTGACATCAGCTGACGAAGTGATTGCAATATTTAACGCAGCAGAAGAGGATAACAAAGTAAAAGAAGAAGCGAAAGCTGCTCCAGTTTCAGATGATAAACCACTTATCGTAGCTGTTACAGCTTGTACAACTGGTATTGCACATACTTACATGGCAGAAGAAGCCCTCATCAAAAAAGGTGATGAAATGGGTGTCACAGTTCGTGTTGAAACAAATGGTGCTTCAGGTGTCGGTAATCGTTTGACTGCTGATGAAATTGCGCGTGCAAAAGGTGTCATTATTGCAGCTGATAAAGCCGTTGAAATGGCACGTTTTGATGGAAAGCCATTAGTATCACGTCCAGTTGCTGATGGTATTAAAAAACCTGAAGAATTAATCAATATCATTCTTGACGGAAAAGCAGAAATTTATACAGCTTCAGCTGATGAAGCTTCATCTTCAAGTAATGCTAGTGAAAAATTAAGTCTTGGTGCCGCATTCTACAAACATTTGATGAGTGGTGTTTCTCAAATGTTGCCATTCGTTATTGGTGGTGGTATCTTAATTGCTATTTCATTCTTGATTGACCAATTTATGGGAGTGCCAAATGACCAATTGAGTCACCTTGGTAATTACCATGAAATTGCAGCTGTCTTTAACCAACTTGGTAATGCAGCTTTTGGTTTCATGATTCCGGTATTTGCAGCTTACATTGCTTATTCAATTGCTGAAAAACCTGGTTTGGTAGCTGGTTTCACAGCTGGTGCTATGGCAACTTCAGGTATTGCCTTTGGTCGCATTTCATTTTATAGTTTGGATAGCGCAGTAAACCTTGCTGACAACCAAATTGCCTCAGGTTTCCTTGGAGCTCTTGTTGGTGGTTTCTTAGCTGGTGGTGTTATTCTTGTTCTTAAGAAAGCTCTTGCCTTCTTGCCAAAATCACTTGAAGGTATCAAATCAATCCTCCTTTACCCACTTCTTGGTGTGTTGGTAACAGGATTCTTGATGCTCTTCATCAACATTCCTATGGCAGCTATTAACAGTGCACTTTATGATTTCCTTGATAGTTTGTCTGGTAGCTCTGCTATTATCCTTGGACTTATCCTTGGTGGTATGATGGCAATCGATATGGGTGGACCTTTCAATAAAGCTGCTTATGTTTTTGGTACAAGTAGTCTTACTGCGGCAGCTCTTTCAAATGGTGGTTCAGTTGTTATGGCGGCTGTTATGGCCGGTGGTATGGTTCCTCCTCTTGCTGTCTTTGTTGCAACACGTTTGTTCAAAGATAAATTCACAGCAGAAGAACGTGACGCTGGTTTGACAAATATTGTTATGGGACTATCGTTCATCACAGAAGGTGCAATTCCATTTGGTGCTGCTGACCCTGCTCGTGCTATTCCAAGCTTTATGGTTGGTTCAGCTTTAACAGGTGCTTTAGTAGGTGCATTTGGCATTAAATTGATGGCTCCTCACGGTGGTATCTTCGTCTTTGCATTGACAAGTAACTGGATTCTTTACCTTGTTGCTATTGTTATCGGTGCTATTGTTTCAGGATTACTATTTGGTGCCCTTAGAAAAGCTAAATAA
- a CDS encoding 5,10-methylenetetrahydrofolate reductase/Homolog of homocysteine-binding domain yields the protein MSRLLERLKTDILVADGAMGTLLYANGLDNCYEAYNLTHPDKISAIHHAYLEAGADIIQTNTYAAKRHRLKGYAYDDQVKEINQAGVKIAREATGDDAFVLGTVGALRGLKQCDLTLDEIIEETLEQVGYLIETNQIDGLLFETYYDEEEIIEVLKAVRPITDLPIITNIALHEAGITENGRPLVEILGKLVMLGADVVGLNCHLGPYHMIKSLKQVPLFAQSYLSVYPNASLLSFVDDNGSGQYGFSQNADYFGKSAELLVAEGARLIGGCCGTTPDHIRAVKRAVKGLKPVERKFVTPMVEEAELIKAAKQSETLVDRVKREVTIIAELDPPKTLDIAKFTEGVKALDKAGISAITLADNSLAKTRICNVSIAALLKNEISTPFLLHLSCRDHNMIGLQSRLLGMDVLGFNHVLAITGDPSKIGDFPGATSVYDATSFKLLALIKQLNKGQGYSGASIKKETNFTAAAAFNPNVKNLSRCGRLIERKVAAGADYFITQPVFNTEIIDELANLTRDYEAPFFVGIMPITSYNNAIFLHNEVPGIQLSDEFLAKLEAVKDDKETCQKLALEESKQLIDRALKHFKGIYLITPFMRYDLTVELIDYIHQKVELKNQRIS from the coding sequence ATGTCACGATTATTAGAACGTTTAAAAACAGATATTCTGGTAGCCGACGGTGCTATGGGAACTCTTCTTTACGCCAATGGTCTTGACAATTGCTACGAAGCTTATAATCTTACACATCCAGATAAAATTTCAGCCATTCATCATGCTTATCTTGAGGCAGGGGCAGACATTATCCAAACCAATACCTATGCTGCTAAACGCCATCGTCTGAAAGGCTATGCTTATGATGACCAAGTTAAGGAAATCAATCAGGCTGGTGTTAAAATTGCTAGAGAAGCTACAGGTGATGATGCTTTTGTTCTTGGAACTGTTGGGGCTCTTCGTGGGCTTAAACAATGTGATTTAACCCTTGATGAAATTATTGAGGAGACTTTGGAACAAGTCGGGTATTTGATTGAAACGAATCAAATTGATGGTTTGCTTTTTGAAACTTATTATGATGAAGAAGAAATTATCGAAGTTTTAAAAGCTGTTAGACCGATAACTGATTTGCCAATTATAACTAATATTGCTCTCCATGAAGCTGGAATTACGGAAAATGGTCGTCCTTTAGTTGAAATTCTAGGGAAATTAGTCATGTTAGGTGCTGATGTGGTTGGCTTGAATTGCCACCTCGGCCCCTATCACATGATTAAGTCACTGAAACAAGTTCCGCTTTTTGCTCAGTCTTATTTGTCTGTTTATCCAAATGCTAGTTTGTTGTCTTTTGTTGATGATAATGGCAGCGGTCAGTATGGCTTTAGTCAAAATGCTGATTATTTCGGAAAAAGTGCAGAACTTCTTGTGGCAGAAGGTGCGCGTTTGATAGGTGGTTGTTGTGGAACAACGCCTGATCATATCAGAGCGGTAAAACGTGCTGTTAAAGGATTAAAACCTGTTGAACGAAAATTTGTGACACCAATGGTTGAAGAAGCAGAGCTTATCAAAGCGGCTAAACAATCAGAGACATTGGTTGATAGGGTCAAAAGAGAAGTTACGATTATTGCGGAGTTAGACCCACCAAAGACGCTTGACATTGCGAAATTTACGGAAGGGGTAAAAGCCTTAGACAAAGCAGGAATTTCAGCCATTACCTTAGCAGATAATTCGCTAGCTAAGACGCGAATTTGTAATGTTAGTATCGCGGCTCTATTGAAAAATGAAATTTCAACACCGTTTCTTTTGCATTTATCCTGCCGTGACCATAATATGATTGGTTTGCAATCGCGACTTTTGGGAATGGACGTTTTAGGATTTAATCATGTCCTTGCCATTACGGGAGACCCGTCAAAAATCGGTGATTTTCCTGGTGCCACAAGTGTTTATGATGCCACAAGCTTTAAATTGTTAGCACTCATAAAACAGCTCAATAAAGGTCAAGGATACAGTGGAGCTAGTATCAAGAAAGAGACCAATTTTACAGCAGCTGCGGCTTTTAACCCAAACGTCAAAAATCTATCACGCTGTGGTCGTTTAATCGAAAGAAAGGTAGCGGCAGGAGCAGATTATTTCATCACACAACCTGTTTTTAACACAGAGATTATTGATGAATTAGCCAATTTAACACGAGATTATGAAGCGCCATTTTTTGTAGGTATCATGCCGATTACAAGCTATAATAATGCTATTTTCCTTCATAATGAAGTTCCTGGTATCCAACTATCAGATGAATTTTTAGCAAAATTAGAAGCTGTTAAAGATGATAAAGAAACCTGCCAAAAATTGGCTTTGGAAGAAAGTAAACAATTAATTGACCGTGCTTTGAAGCATTTTAAGGGGATTTATCTCATCACACCATTTATGCGCTATGACTTGACAGTTGAGTTGATTGATTACATTCACCAAAAAGTTGAGTTAAAAAATCAAAGAATATCTTAA
- the fruK gene encoding 1-phosphofructokinase, with protein MIYTVTLNPSIDFIVRLESLALGSVNRMISDDKFAGGKGINVSRILKRLDIENTAIGFIGGFTGRFVKDSLVDEGIATKFVEVSEDTRINVKVKAGEETEINGAGPHISTEKLEELETILAGLSSEDTVVFAGSAPSSLGNQVYNMLIPIAKKAGAEVVCDFEGQTLLDALNYQPLLVKPNNHELADIFGVELNGLADIEKYAREILAKGAKNVIISMAGDGALLVTPEAAYFAKPIKGTVKNSVGAGDSMVAGFTGEYVKSGDPIEALKWGVACGTATTFSDDLATAEFIKETYQKVEVEKI; from the coding sequence ATGATTTACACAGTCACTCTTAATCCATCTATCGACTTTATTGTTCGCTTGGAAAGTTTAGCACTTGGAAGTGTTAACCGTATGATTAGTGATGATAAATTCGCTGGTGGTAAAGGGATTAATGTTAGCCGTATCTTGAAACGTCTTGATATTGAAAATACAGCCATAGGATTTATCGGTGGATTTACAGGGCGTTTTGTGAAAGATAGCTTGGTAGATGAAGGTATTGCAACAAAATTTGTTGAAGTTTCTGAGGACACACGTATTAATGTCAAAGTTAAAGCGGGTGAAGAAACTGAAATCAACGGTGCAGGTCCACATATCTCAACAGAAAAACTTGAAGAATTGGAAACTATTCTTGCTGGTCTTTCAAGTGAAGATACTGTTGTTTTTGCAGGTTCAGCTCCAAGTAGCCTTGGAAACCAAGTCTATAATATGTTGATTCCGATTGCTAAAAAAGCCGGTGCAGAAGTTGTTTGTGATTTTGAAGGACAAACACTTTTAGATGCCTTAAACTATCAACCACTTTTGGTGAAACCAAATAATCATGAATTAGCTGATATTTTTGGTGTTGAATTAAACGGTCTTGCTGATATTGAAAAATACGCCCGTGAAATTCTCGCTAAAGGTGCTAAAAACGTTATTATTTCAATGGCTGGTGACGGTGCATTGTTGGTAACACCAGAAGCAGCATACTTTGCAAAACCAATTAAAGGCACTGTCAAAAATTCTGTGGGTGCGGGCGATTCTATGGTTGCAGGATTTACAGGTGAATATGTCAAATCTGGCGACCCAATCGAAGCTCTTAAATGGGGTGTTGCATGTGGGACAGCAACAACATTCTCAGATGACTTGGCAACTGCTGAATTCATAAAAGAAACTTATCAAAAAGTAGAGGTAGAAAAAATATGA
- the fruR gene encoding Transcriptional repressor of the fructose operon, DeoR family has protein sequence MNILKSKRKQLIMEKLSHDKFVNLEDLVSMLDTSESTVRRDLDELESDRKLHRVHGGAELPHTLQEEFTNQQKSIKNIQEKMLVAQKAADLITDNEVIFIDAGTTNELLLNYLSQDNLTVVTNSIHHAAKLVDKNIQTIIIGGHVKKTTDASIGTVAYEQIKQLNFDKAFLGINGVDEQFLTTPDVEEAVIKKTVIENAKKTFIVTDSSKIGHISFAKVDKVENVTIITNQSSGALMKKIKEKTRVIEV, from the coding sequence ATGAATATTCTTAAGTCTAAACGAAAACAATTAATCATGGAAAAATTGTCTCATGATAAATTTGTTAATCTTGAGGACTTAGTTAGCATGCTAGATACCTCGGAGTCCACTGTCCGTCGCGATTTGGACGAATTGGAGAGTGATCGTAAGCTCCACCGAGTCCATGGTGGCGCAGAACTCCCTCACACACTTCAAGAGGAATTTACCAATCAACAAAAATCTATCAAAAACATTCAAGAAAAAATGTTAGTCGCTCAGAAAGCAGCTGATTTGATTACTGACAATGAAGTTATTTTCATTGATGCAGGAACGACAAATGAGTTGCTACTAAATTATCTCTCCCAAGATAATTTAACGGTAGTTACCAATTCCATTCACCATGCTGCCAAATTGGTTGATAAAAACATTCAAACGATTATTATTGGTGGGCATGTCAAGAAAACAACTGACGCTAGTATTGGAACGGTTGCGTATGAGCAAATTAAACAATTAAATTTTGATAAAGCATTTTTAGGAATTAACGGTGTCGATGAGCAATTCTTAACAACACCTGATGTTGAAGAAGCAGTCATCAAGAAAACAGTTATTGAAAATGCCAAAAAAACATTTATTGTTACAGATTCATCAAAGATTGGTCATATTTCCTTTGCCAAGGTTGATAAGGTTGAAAATGTCACTATCATTACTAATCAATCTAGCGGAGCACTGATGAAAAAAATAAAAGAAAAAACGAGGGTAATTGAAGTATGA
- the trxB gene encoding Thioredoxin reductase produces MSENREIYDITVIGGGPAGLFAAFYAGMRGVSVKIIESLSELGGQPAILYPEKAIYDVAGFPEITAAELTENLIKQLERFEDQTTICLKEEVKTFEKEGDVFTIETNKGQHFSRAIVIACGNGAFAPRTLGLEGEEEYADNNLFYNVHKLDQFAGKDVVICGGGDSAVDWANHLDGLAKSVTIVHRRDALRAHEHSVEVLKQSNVKIITPYVPVALDGDGQFANSLTIQNVKSDETIELPLDALIVSFGFSTSNKNLKNWNVDYKRSSITVSPLFETSQEGVYAIGDAADYEGRVALIASGFGEAPTAINQAIKYIYPDRDNRVVHSTSLIKDKEK; encoded by the coding sequence ATGTCAGAAAATCGTGAGATATATGATATTACCGTTATTGGCGGTGGTCCTGCAGGGCTTTTTGCTGCTTTTTATGCAGGTATGCGTGGTGTTTCAGTGAAAATTATTGAAAGTTTGTCAGAACTTGGTGGGCAACCAGCTATCCTTTATCCTGAAAAAGCCATTTATGATGTGGCTGGTTTCCCTGAAATCACAGCAGCAGAATTAACTGAAAATCTTATCAAACAATTAGAACGCTTTGAAGACCAAACAACGATTTGCCTTAAAGAAGAAGTTAAGACTTTTGAGAAAGAGGGCGATGTTTTCACTATTGAGACCAATAAAGGTCAACATTTTTCACGTGCGATTGTTATTGCCTGTGGTAATGGTGCATTTGCTCCTCGTACGCTTGGTTTAGAAGGGGAAGAAGAATATGCTGATAACAACCTTTTCTACAATGTTCATAAATTAGACCAATTTGCTGGCAAGGACGTTGTTATCTGCGGTGGTGGTGATTCTGCCGTTGACTGGGCTAATCATTTGGACGGCTTGGCTAAAAGCGTGACAATCGTTCACCGTCGTGATGCTTTGCGTGCTCACGAACATAGCGTTGAAGTGCTAAAACAATCAAATGTGAAAATCATAACACCTTACGTACCAGTTGCTTTGGACGGTGATGGTCAATTTGCTAACAGTTTAACGATTCAAAATGTTAAATCAGATGAAACTATTGAATTGCCATTAGATGCTTTGATTGTTAGCTTTGGTTTTTCAACATCAAATAAAAACCTTAAAAATTGGAACGTTGATTATAAACGTTCAAGCATTACGGTTTCGCCATTGTTTGAGACAAGTCAAGAAGGTGTTTATGCGATTGGTGATGCCGCTGATTATGAAGGTAGAGTTGCTTTGATCGCCTCTGGTTTTGGTGAAGCTCCAACTGCGATTAATCAAGCGATTAAATACATTTACCCTGACCGTGATAACCGTGTGGTGCACTCAACATCATTGATTAAAGACAAGGAAAAATAA
- the trmD gene encoding tRNA (Guanine-N1)-methyltransferase (unknown EC_number=2.1.1.31), whose protein sequence is MKIDILTLFPEMFSPLEHSIVGKATEKGLLEINYHNFRENAEKARHVDDEPYGGGQGMLLRAQPIFDTIDKIDAKKPRVILLDPAGRKFDQSYAEELAQEDELIFICGHYEGYDERIKTLVTDEISLGDFVLTGGELAAMTIVDATVRLIPNVLGKEASHQDDSFSSGLLEFPQYTRPYDFRGMKVPDVLMSGHHENIRKWRIEQSLRKTLERRPDLLENYVFSKEEEAIFQNILAEKDAKAKNM, encoded by the coding sequence ATGAAGATTGATATCCTAACGCTCTTTCCAGAAATGTTTTCACCGCTTGAGCATTCGATTGTTGGTAAAGCTACTGAAAAAGGTCTGTTGGAAATCAACTATCATAATTTCCGTGAGAATGCAGAGAAGGCTCGTCATGTTGATGATGAACCATATGGTGGCGGTCAAGGAATGCTTTTGCGAGCACAGCCGATTTTTGATACCATTGATAAGATTGACGCTAAAAAGCCGCGCGTGATTCTTTTGGACCCAGCAGGGCGTAAATTCGATCAAAGCTACGCTGAAGAATTAGCACAAGAAGATGAACTAATTTTCATTTGTGGGCATTATGAGGGCTATGATGAACGCATTAAAACCTTGGTTACCGATGAGATTTCTTTGGGCGATTTTGTTTTGACTGGTGGAGAATTGGCTGCGATGACGATTGTTGATGCAACGGTTCGTTTGATTCCTAATGTCTTAGGAAAAGAAGCTAGTCATCAAGATGATTCTTTTTCATCAGGGCTTTTGGAATTTCCACAATATACTCGCCCATATGATTTTCGTGGCATGAAAGTTCCAGATGTGTTAATGAGTGGGCATCATGAGAATATCCGAAAATGGCGTATTGAGCAAAGTTTGCGTAAGACGTTAGAACGTCGTCCAGATTTATTAGAAAATTATGTTTTTAGCAAGGAAGAAGAAGCTATTTTTCAAAATATTCTCGCAGAGAAAGACGCGAAGGCTAAAAATATGTGA
- a CDS encoding Glutamate-rich protein grpB: MRTEEVIVLSYQESWKDDFEKITQELRAVLGELAIRIEHVGSTAVEGLAAKPIIDIDVVIAQETDLSMVVEKLTSIGYVHEGNLGIEGREAFAYSGKEHLQCHHLYVCPKNSLELKRHLAFRDYLSSHPDAVEIYGATKMKAAQLFPKNIESYIAYKASVIEEIYKELEK; encoded by the coding sequence ATGCGGACAGAAGAGGTGATTGTTCTTTCCTACCAAGAAAGTTGGAAAGATGATTTTGAAAAAATTACTCAAGAGTTGCGTGCTGTTCTTGGTGAGTTAGCTATTAGAATTGAGCATGTTGGAAGTACAGCCGTTGAAGGCTTAGCAGCAAAGCCAATCATTGATATTGATGTTGTGATTGCTCAAGAGACGGATTTATCTATGGTTGTTGAAAAATTAACAAGTATTGGATATGTTCATGAGGGAAATCTAGGGATTGAAGGCAGGGAAGCTTTTGCTTATTCTGGTAAGGAGCATTTGCAATGTCATCATCTTTATGTTTGTCCTAAAAATTCACTTGAGTTGAAACGGCACCTTGCTTTTCGTGATTATTTGAGCAGTCATCCTGATGCAGTTGAGATTTATGGAGCAACAAAAATGAAAGCAGCGCAGCTATTTCCCAAAAATATCGAAAGTTACATAGCTTATAAAGCATCAGTCATCGAAGAAATTTATAAGGAGTTGGAAAAATAA
- the rimM gene encoding 16S rRNA processing protein RimM, which translates to MNYFNVGKIVNTQGLQGEMRVLSVTDFTEERFKKGSKLAIFDDKDRFIIEVEIASHRKQKNFDIVKFKGMYHINDIEKYKGCTLKVAEENLSDLDDGEFYYHEIIGLDVYENDVLIGQVKEILQPGANDVWVVKRKGKRDLLLPYIPPVVLNVDVAGNRIDVDVLEGLDDED; encoded by the coding sequence ATGAATTATTTTAATGTTGGAAAAATTGTTAACACACAAGGTCTCCAAGGTGAGATGCGTGTGTTGTCTGTGACGGATTTTACAGAAGAACGTTTTAAAAAAGGTTCAAAATTAGCAATTTTTGATGATAAAGACCGTTTTATTATTGAAGTTGAGATTGCTAGTCACCGTAAACAAAAGAATTTTGATATTGTTAAATTTAAAGGCATGTATCATATTAATGATATCGAAAAATACAAAGGTTGCACTTTAAAAGTTGCTGAGGAAAATTTATCTGACCTTGATGATGGTGAATTTTATTATCATGAAATCATTGGACTTGATGTTTATGAAAATGATGTCTTGATTGGTCAAGTTAAGGAGATTTTGCAACCTGGTGCTAATGATGTTTGGGTGGTGAAACGTAAGGGAAAACGTGATTTGTTGCTTCCATACATTCCACCAGTTGTGCTTAACGTGGATGTTGCTGGCAATCGTATTGATGTTGACGTTTTGGAAGGACTTGACGATGAAGATTGA